The genomic interval ATTAAAATTCTTAAACCAGTCAATGTCCAGCATAATCATCGAGAGCGGCAATCCGTAACGCGAGGCTCGCCGCTGTTCTTCTTTGAGTTTCATGGTGAAGTAGCGATAGTTATAGATACCGGTTAATTCATCGGTAATAGTCAGTTCCTCCATCCTTCGATGGAGGGTGGCATTTTCGAGAGCCATCCCGGCCGACCGGGCGACGACCGAAAGGATTTTTAGATCTTTTTCGGTGAAAGCACCTTCCTGTGGAGATTCCGCCAGCAGGACCCCGTTGATGTTCCCGTGCGTCACCATGGGAACCAGCATTACCGAACAGGTATTCATCCGCAAGGGTGGATAATCGGTGCGACCGGCAATATTCATGACTATCAGTGGTTCGGGCTGTTTGGCCACCCGATTGATCAGCTGGGCTTTCTGGTCATCAACGGCTTTAAGATGGAAATTATTCTGACCACTGATATTTCGTCCTCGATATATCAGGTTATCGCCATGACCCATCAGGATCAAGCCGCTGGCCGGGTAAGCCAGCAATTTACCGGTGATATTCATGACATTTTCGATAACTTCGTCAACATCAAGAATCCCGGCTAGAATTCTCGAGTTTTCGTAGATCATTTCCAGGTTGGCCTGTGATTTTTCGAGTTCCGAGGTCCTCTGGTTCAAGGTATCGAACAGCTTGAGCAAACGCTGCTCCGAGCGGTGGACATGGGCAGAAACATATGCTACGGCCAGCGGGAAAGACCAGATTAAACCAATTCTCAGGAATAGATCAACACCGTTATCAATCGTTATATCCCGTTGGATCACGACCAGATATGTAATTGACAGAATCCCCGCCAAAACCAGGGTCGCCCGCATAGTCATCAGGTAAGCGGTAAAGGTGGCTGTCAGGTAGTATAGAAGGTAAAAATCGGATTGTATCCCACCGGTAATTTTTATCATCATCGATATAAAGACAATCTCAAAAACCATAATAGCCAGATAAGGCTTTTGCATATCATGATTTCCAAGACGAATCAGGCGCCAGAAAATATAGAGCGTTATCAGATAGGCTAAAGCCAGGATGCTGACCGAGGTGTATTCTTCGATACTGTGTCCGGAACTGATGACAAACCAGGTCGAACCAAAAATGGTCAAAAGACGTGAAATTAGAAAAATAAAATCCACGCTGGGGAGAATGGTCCGCCCTTTGTCCTGAAATATCCGCATAATTCTTATAAAGAGCCCTATTACCGATGCTCTCTGGAATTATCGGCAGATTATCAGGTTTATTTATTGCCGCCAAATAGATTATGAAGAAATGGCCGGGGTTCTGCGATCGTGTGAAAGCCGGAGAACCTTTTTAATTGACTGGGTAATAACCCCGAACGAAAGAATCAATAAAACAATATCAGTGATAATGAGAATAACATTAACACCGGGAATATATTCGGCAAAGAGATAATAAATCAGGGCGGCGATGGTAGTTACTACCATAATAACCGCGGGAATCAGCGTAAACCAGCTTTTCCTTCCGGCCATGTTCAGCCAGACCGTAACCGCAATCAGGGTCAGGGCGGCGAGGAGCTGATTGCTGGCTCCGAAAACCGGCCAGATTAGTTGATAGCCGTTGGATACCGCCAGGACAAACATAAAGACCACGGCGAGTCCGGAATTAAACCAGTAATGCCGAAGAATTGGCGGGACGGGATTAAACATCCGTCGCCACATTTCCTCGAAAATATAGCGATTAAGCCTGACGGCGGAATCAAGCGTGGTAACGACAAAGCCTTCAACCATAAGGATTCCGATAATAGACCCATAGGCAGTTGGGACACCCAGGGAATTATTCATCAAATGACCAACTCCGAGGGCGTAGGCCAGAATCGGGTTGCCTTTCCCCTCAATCGGCCAGGTTATGGCAAGGTAATCGGTTGAACTCAGGGAGGAAGCGATAGTCAGGATAACCAGGATGGCCAGGACTGATTCCAGAATCATGCCGCCGTATCCGACCATTTTGGCGTCGCCCTCCCGGGCCAGTTGTTTCGACGACGTTCCCCCGGCCACAAGGGCATGAAAGCCGGATATTGCCCCGCAGGCGATAATAATCATCAGCATCGGCCAGACCGGGCCCATATGTTGGTTTCCCTGGGCCAGATTAAATATCGGCATGGCAGTCGAGATGCCGCTCAAGCCTCCGATTATGACCGACAGCATAATTATTCCCAGACCGGCATAAAGAATCTGGACATTGATAAAATCGCGGGGTTGCAAAACCATCCAGACCGGCAGTCCGGACGCGATGGTGACATAGATGGAAAGTATAATCATCCAGGTCAAACCGGACATACTGACCGGGATCTTAAAACCAATATAGATTGAAATAAAGCAAACAAAGATAGCCAGGACAAAGGATAGCAAGGTGTTAAGGGACTTTTTGAAAATCAAAAATCCCAGAAATGGAGAGAAACAAGTAATTATAATAACGGATGTCGATGCAATACCGCCAATCACGCCCATTTGATGACCATCGACAACCCTGGTATGTAAAAGTGTTTGCCCGGATTCCAGACCAAGTTTGTCAATTGGCCAGACCGACGTCAGGGATATGGCGGTTAGTGAAAGAAAGGCGGAGGTGACCAGGATCAGCATGATGGCGGTAAATGCGATAAACAGAACAAAGCCTTTTTCTCCCAGTGCCTTACGGGCAATTTCGGCCATTGAACTGCCTTTTTCGCGAATTGAGGCAAAAAGGGCGGAAAAATCATGGACCGCCCCGAAAAATATTCCGCCGATTACGATCCAGAGCCAGACCGGTCCGATACCATATAGAATTCCCATGGTCGGTCCGATAATCGGCCCCGCTCCGGCGATAGTGGCATAGTGATGGGCAAAAAGAACCGGGGTCCGGGTTGGGACGAAATCGACGCCATCATTTTTTTCCACGGCCGGAGTAATGCGGGAAATATCCTCACCCATCCGCGAGGCAATAAAACGGGCATAGAAACGATAACCGATTATAAAACAGACAAGAGCAATAAGAAATAGTGTAAGTATATTCACGGCAGTTTTTTATTGCATCGCTATCAATAATAACACATAATAATTATCATTATAAGATTTAGCAACATTTTTCAGCAGTTCGGATAATGGAACATCGCCTTAGGTTTAACGTATCTTTAAGTATGAAAACCGGTTTGAAAAGCTTTAGAAAAAGGCATATCAGGGCCTGTTCGATATTTCTTTTTTTAATTCTGTTTGTCGGTCTTCCTTCCCTGACGTTGGCTTCCAGGTTTCTTTCCAGCAGCGGCAATCTGGTTTCAAAAAACGAGATGATTGACGATGATGCTTATTCCGTCGGAGATTTCGTCGAAATCTACGGGGTGGTGAACGGCGACCTGTCAGCTTTTTGCTACGAAATCGATACCGACGGTGAAATTAATGGAAATGTCAATGTGTTTGCTTACCGGTCCTATATCGGAGGTAAAACCGAAAGAACGGTTCGGTTGTTTGCCTATGAGGGTGAAATTTTAGGCCAGGCAGGATCCAATGTCGTGGCTTTCTGCAAGGATTTGATTATCGGGGATAAAGCCGTTATTATGCGCGATCTTAATTTCGCCGGGGAAAACATTCGAATCGACGGCAATATTAAGGGAAATGTCGACATCAATGCCGATGCAGTCAGAATATCCGGGGTAATAGAGGGCGATGTTCATATTGAGGCTCAGGATGTAATCATTCTTTCTTCAGCAGTTATAAAGGGAAATCTTGATTATACATCAACGCTTGAAGCCGATATCTCGCCGGAAGCCGTTATTGAGGGAAAGATTTACTGGGAAGAAAAAGAGCGCAAGCCGGATTCGGAAAATGGACTGAATATTCTGTCAAGACTGAGTCGGTTTATATTATTTTTCATGGCACTGATAACCGGATTCGGGCTGATTCTCATGTTCAATAATCATACCCGCGAATCATCGGAATTCATCGAGAAGCGTTTCTGGTATTCGCTGGCTGTCGGTATTCTCGCTTTTCTGATATTTACTGTAGGGGCGCTAATACTTATGGTCCTGGTAATCGGGATACCGCTGGCAATCATCCTGATGGCGATGGGGGTGTTTCTCTTCTATGTCGGCAAGATTTATGTCAGCATTGTGATTGGGCGGCTGGTTTTTCGTTTGCTGGCCAGAGGCCGGAAAATTGCGATGGGATGGGAATTATTAATCGGACTGCTTCTGATGACAATCGTCTTCCAGATCCCGATGATCGGCACTGTTATCTATGTTCTGACTTTTATAGCAGGGACCGGCGCCGCGGTAGCGGGCCATCTATCTCTCAACCGGAAATGCCGGGTGGCCATGGCCGGGATCACTTCCGACAAACCGCAAAAGGTTTAAATGGCTTAAAATAAATCAATAACCCCTGAAAACGCCTTCATGCCGGGGATCGGAAGCTCCGGTGATCAACCTATCGTTGTTAATACTGATTATCTGCAAATCGCCGTAACGGCTTCTTTCATAAATCATATGGCCGCGGGAAATGAGGTCCTGTTTGATATTGATATCGAACCCCCCGGTTTCCAGAAACAGGGTATCGGGAAGCCACTGGTGGTGAAAACGCGGTTGGGTGACAATATCTTGCAGATTCATACCGAAGCGGTCAAAATCAATCAGGGCCTGAGCCACGGTGGTTATTATTTTCGAACCGCCCGGGGACCCCAATGCCAAACATGGTTTTCCCCGGTATAATACGATGGTAGGAGTCATGGACGACAACATGCGTTTCCCGGGCGCTATTTCATTGCTTCGCCCCCCGACCAGCCCATAGACATTGGCTACTCCCGGTTTGATGGAAAAATCATCCATCTCATTGTTTAAAAGAAAACCCGCTCCTTCAACTACCAGCTTTGAGCCGAAGGAAGTATTAAGCGTGTAGGTCAAACTGACCACATTGCCGAATCTGTCGGCGATGCAGTAATGGGTGGTCGATTCCGATTCGGCGGCCTTCTCAGGTAAACCGGAACCGATCTTGGAGGAATTCCCGGCCAGATGAGGATCAATCAGCCTGCACCGTGATTCCAGATAAGCCGAATCAAGTAATTCGGTGATCGGGTTTTCGGTGAATTCGGGGTCACACAAATGGACTGCCCGATCGGCATAGGCCAGACGGCAGGCTTCGGCGGTCAGATGAATATATTCGGCCGAGCCGACTCCATAGAGAGCCAGGTCAAACGGCTCCAGAATTTTCAGAATCTCGCCCAGGATGACTCCGCCGGAGGATGGCGGCGGCATGGAATAAATATCCAGTGAATCAAAAGTAAAATGAATCGGGGTCCTCCAGGCGGGATTATAACTTTGCAGGTCTTCAAGACTGATCAGGCCGCCGTTTTTGGTCATGGAGGCGGCTATTAATTCGGCCGTCCGGCCTGAATAAAAGCCGTCTAATGTATCGAGGGCAATTCGTTCGAGAGTCTCCGACAGGTCCTTTTGAATGAATCTGTCGCCTGATAACAGCTTACGACCGTCCGGATGAAATATCATCCCGGTTTCGTGAAAAATGGCCAGCGAGTCTTTTTGCTCGGCCATCGAGCGGGCAATATAATCGCTTACTATGAATCCGGTATCCGCCAGAACGATAGCGGGTTGAAGCAATTCATACCAATCACGTGTACCATAGCGACGCCAGAGTTCAAACATTCCGGCGACCGTCCCCGGAACCCCGGCGGCTTTTGCCCCGAGCAACGAACTTCCGGGTATCACCAGGCCGCTATCGTCAAGATACATATCCCGTCCGGCGGCCGAGGGGGCTTTCTCGCGAAAATCAAGGGCCTCGACAGTTTTATCATCCTCGGAATATACCAGAGCAAAACCGCCGCCGCCGATATTGCCGGCTTCGGGATAGCATACAGCCAGAGCAAATCCGACCGCCACCGCCGCATCGACGGCATTGCCCCCATCCTCAAGGATTTTCAGACCGATTTCGGCGGCGATCGGTGAGGTAGACGCCACTCCCCCGTTTTCGTAGAGCGTCTCAACTTTGACAGAACCGCAATTGAACAGCAATAAGGCCGGAAGAAAGATCAATCCGGCCACAGCTATGGATTTTTTTAAATATTCGTACATGGCGGAAAATACCCTGAAATTGGGGTGATTGGATTATTTCTTTTCTATCAGGAAAATCTTGCCATCGGGGAAATCAACGTTTATTTCAAAACCCTTCCGGAGATTGTCCGAAGTGAGCACGGTCGCCTGCCCCTCTTCGCCGACCATCAAATCGGTCATTTTCAATTTGGCCGAGGATATACCGATCTTCCGCAAATCCATCCGGATTATGACTTGCCGGCTGGAGGTGTCGGCCATGGATGAGAGTTCACCGGCGGGCGGTGTTACCAGGTATAGAATGGCCTTCTTGCCGGCCTTGAGAACGGCCATATCGACCGATGGATCGGAGCAATACATGAAAGGGACAATTCCGCATTCCGCCAGAAGGCCTTCCAGAAAGATCATTTTGTTATGATCACTGCTGGATCCGAGATTATAGGTAAAGAGATACAGGGTTCCCTTGTATTTCGATGAAGCGGCGCCAATGGTTTTTTTGCTTATCCGGGCCAGTTTCTTGACCTTGTTGTCGGTCGATAGAATATGCCCATAATATCCGGTGGTAAACTGATTCGCGGAATTTTTGGAAAGCTTGACCAGATCGATTCCGCCTCCGAGCGCAGTTTTGATACGCAAATGCCGGCTGAGAATCTGGCAGTCCCGGAATTCCTCGTCATACTTCGGCATCAAGCCGCATAAAACCACATTGATGCCTTTCTTGAGAAGCTCGACAATGGCTTCCTGCTGAGCCGCAGGCATGAATTCGGCAGTGGGAATAATTACCAGGTTATAATTTTTCAACTGGTCAATATCAAGACTCTCCCGGATATCATAGTCCAGTTTCAATTTCATCAAATCGCGACAGACACCGCTGATGGAATCGCGGAGCAACGACTCGATATAGGTAAACTGTTTGGGACGATCCAGGAGCCGGATCCACTGGTAATGACGGTTACCGATGATGCATATTTTGCAGTATCGTTCCAGTTCACTGAGCTTGAGATCCATTATTGCCCCGTTAAACCGGCGAATAACTTCGTAGCCGTTGGTAATGGTACCGTCATTGGCCAGCGGAGCACCATACCAGTGATCCCGATCGACAAACATGTAATGGTTGAAACCATTGAGACCGCCGATCAAACCGGCCACCATATAAAACCGCCGCAAACCGTCCGGGTAGGCCGGTTTGGTGAGTCTCAGTTCTTGTTCGGTTGCCGATTTCCCGGAAATAAACGATGAGGCCCAGCCGAAATTATACTCCCCGCGCAGGTAACGGCCTTTCTGAACCAGATCAAAATAGGTTCCCTCGGGCATAATATTGGCACCCAGAAGCAGATCCCGGTCGGGTGAACGTAAATTAAAGGCCGGCAAAAAATCACCCGGTCGAAAATACAAAGACCGGAAAAAGAGCGGTTCCACCGTGTATGACTTGAAGATATCTTCGAGAATAGATAAGTATGATTTCAGCATGAATTCCCGGAAACGGAACCAGTCGAATATGCGCGGTAAGTCGCGGATGTCGATTTCGCTGAATTCTCGCGGCGGCTCAACCTGCTCAAAATTCTCAGCCTTCATCCGGTAGATCTGGTTTAACTTTTTTATGTCTTCATAGCGGGAGGCCAGAAAACCGGGGTAAAATTTGGCCACCACATCGATATTATAATCGGCCGAGGCGGGATCCAGATAGCGGCCAAATGATGTTTCATAATCCAGTTCCACCATGAAAATCGGGCCACGAGGATGGATATAATTCTTGGTGGTCTCAATGAAGGTTTTGAAATAATTCCTCAGAAAATGATGATAATGGGGGTGTAAATAGCTCGGCAAATACCCACCTTCAACCCCGGCATCATTTTTGAGCTTCAGTTCCTGCCCCCTGGAGTCGCGGGCAAAGATTTTAAGATCGCTGTATAAAAACTGCGGAAAACCGCCATTAGGCCACTGGGCATTAATCCATGGTCCGGGACGAAGAATGACCTTGAAGCCGAATTCACGGACTAATTCCAAAAAAACAACCAGGTCTTTACGGGAATCGTTATAACCGGTGAAATCAATGTCCTTGTTATTGTCCTGATGCAAATTCCATGGAACAGAAGTTGATAATATCCGGAAACCGGCTTTTTTAATCCTTTCGAAACAAATCGACCAGTAACGCTTATTAACGCGGAAATAATGCATCTCAACCGAGAACGGATAATAGACTTCCTTTCCGATGGTAAATTTGTTGTCAGCGACTCCAAGCATATAACACCTTATTATTCAAAGAATTACGGAAATACAGCCCAATGCTTTCACAGTATGAATCTTAAGTAAAATAGAGCAACAAGTCAACAAGATTTCTTTTCAATTCCTCTGATTCCTGTCGGCAATACGTAAAAATAAAATTAATACCGTATAAGACAAAGTTATTCAATAGGTTATTTATATTGTGTAATTATCCGGGACTGAGTTGTCCAACAAAAAATCTTTTACGATCAATAAGATATTATTAGACAGTAACTTACACCAACACGGGAAATAACTAAAAGTGTTCCGGGAATGAATCAGAATATCAATGACATAAAAAAACCCCCTGCCGGTTGACAGGGGGTTATATTTATCCGAATTTTTTAGCGTAGAAGCATCAGCTTCTTGGTGCTTTTAAAATTATCGGCTTCGATTTTGTAGAAATAGATACCCGAGGCTACCGCGGTTCCATTTTCGGAAGTACCGTTCCAATCGGTGACATAGTAACCCGGAGCGTATTCATCGTCAACCAGACCGGCGATTTTTTGTCCGAGGATATTATAGATCGAAATATTCACATGGGATTTTTTCGGTACGGCAAACTGGATATTGGTATTCGGGTTAAACGGGTTGGGATAATTCTGGCCCAGTTCGAATTCGGTCGGGAGCAGGCTTGATTCAACTTCCTTGACATCGGTCGGCTTGACCACTGTCCAGCAGTAGCTAACCGGATCGGTTTCTTCCAGCCTGAAATGAGCATTAACTTCGAACAGCCAGTCGAATTTTCCCGGCGGATCCACATCCGGAATAGTCGTTACCGAATCTATGCAAAAGGTTCCGGTATCATTTGCCGGTAGAGAAAGAGCGAAAGAAATGTAGTGAACCGGTTCGGCATTGGTGGCCCATCCAGAGAGACCCGTAGTAGTATAATTAATTGTGTCCGGTAGAGA from Candidatus Zixiibacteriota bacterium carries:
- a CDS encoding beta-galactosidase; this encodes MLGVADNKFTIGKEVYYPFSVEMHYFRVNKRYWSICFERIKKAGFRILSTSVPWNLHQDNNKDIDFTGYNDSRKDLVVFLELVREFGFKVILRPGPWINAQWPNGGFPQFLYSDLKIFARDSRGQELKLKNDAGVEGGYLPSYLHPHYHHFLRNYFKTFIETTKNYIHPRGPIFMVELDYETSFGRYLDPASADYNIDVVAKFYPGFLASRYEDIKKLNQIYRMKAENFEQVEPPREFSEIDIRDLPRIFDWFRFREFMLKSYLSILEDIFKSYTVEPLFFRSLYFRPGDFLPAFNLRSPDRDLLLGANIMPEGTYFDLVQKGRYLRGEYNFGWASSFISGKSATEQELRLTKPAYPDGLRRFYMVAGLIGGLNGFNHYMFVDRDHWYGAPLANDGTITNGYEVIRRFNGAIMDLKLSELERYCKICIIGNRHYQWIRLLDRPKQFTYIESLLRDSISGVCRDLMKLKLDYDIRESLDIDQLKNYNLVIIPTAEFMPAAQQEAIVELLKKGINVVLCGLMPKYDEEFRDCQILSRHLRIKTALGGGIDLVKLSKNSANQFTTGYYGHILSTDNKVKKLARISKKTIGAASSKYKGTLYLFTYNLGSSSDHNKMIFLEGLLAECGIVPFMYCSDPSVDMAVLKAGKKAILYLVTPPAGELSSMADTSSRQVIIRMDLRKIGISSAKLKMTDLMVGEEGQATVLTSDNLRKGFEINVDFPDGKIFLIEKK
- a CDS encoding carbon starvation protein A; translated protein: MNILTLFLIALVCFIIGYRFYARFIASRMGEDISRITPAVEKNDGVDFVPTRTPVLFAHHYATIAGAGPIIGPTMGILYGIGPVWLWIVIGGIFFGAVHDFSALFASIREKGSSMAEIARKALGEKGFVLFIAFTAIMLILVTSAFLSLTAISLTSVWPIDKLGLESGQTLLHTRVVDGHQMGVIGGIASTSVIIITCFSPFLGFLIFKKSLNTLLSFVLAIFVCFISIYIGFKIPVSMSGLTWMIILSIYVTIASGLPVWMVLQPRDFINVQILYAGLGIIMLSVIIGGLSGISTAMPIFNLAQGNQHMGPVWPMLMIIIACGAISGFHALVAGGTSSKQLAREGDAKMVGYGGMILESVLAILVILTIASSLSSTDYLAITWPIEGKGNPILAYALGVGHLMNNSLGVPTAYGSIIGILMVEGFVVTTLDSAVRLNRYIFEEMWRRMFNPVPPILRHYWFNSGLAVVFMFVLAVSNGYQLIWPVFGASNQLLAALTLIAVTVWLNMAGRKSWFTLIPAVIMVVTTIAALIYYLFAEYIPGVNVILIITDIVLLILSFGVITQSIKKVLRLSHDRRTPAISS
- a CDS encoding polymer-forming cytoskeletal protein codes for the protein MKSFRKRHIRACSIFLFLILFVGLPSLTLASRFLSSSGNLVSKNEMIDDDAYSVGDFVEIYGVVNGDLSAFCYEIDTDGEINGNVNVFAYRSYIGGKTERTVRLFAYEGEILGQAGSNVVAFCKDLIIGDKAVIMRDLNFAGENIRIDGNIKGNVDINADAVRISGVIEGDVHIEAQDVIILSSAVIKGNLDYTSTLEADISPEAVIEGKIYWEEKERKPDSENGLNILSRLSRFILFFMALITGFGLILMFNNHTRESSEFIEKRFWYSLAVGILAFLIFTVGALILMVLVIGIPLAIILMAMGVFLFYVGKIYVSIVIGRLVFRLLARGRKIAMGWELLIGLLLMTIVFQIPMIGTVIYVLTFIAGTGAAVAGHLSLNRKCRVAMAGITSDKPQKV
- a CDS encoding sensor domain-containing diguanylate cyclase — protein: MRIFQDKGRTILPSVDFIFLISRLLTIFGSTWFVISSGHSIEEYTSVSILALAYLITLYIFWRLIRLGNHDMQKPYLAIMVFEIVFISMMIKITGGIQSDFYLLYYLTATFTAYLMTMRATLVLAGILSITYLVVIQRDITIDNGVDLFLRIGLIWSFPLAVAYVSAHVHRSEQRLLKLFDTLNQRTSELEKSQANLEMIYENSRILAGILDVDEVIENVMNITGKLLAYPASGLILMGHGDNLIYRGRNISGQNNFHLKAVDDQKAQLINRVAKQPEPLIVMNIAGRTDYPPLRMNTCSVMLVPMVTHGNINGVLLAESPQEGAFTEKDLKILSVVARSAGMALENATLHRRMEELTITDELTGIYNYRYFTMKLKEEQRRASRYGLPLSMIMLDIDWFKNFNDNYGHEVGNIVLKGITGVVKKCIRDVDVFARYGGEEFVIILPQTPQDEVVKIGERIRQQIETTVFGGGDIPELKVTISAGVSSFPENGKPNEELLSLVDQALYRAKGSGKNTVCVI
- a CDS encoding T9SS type A sorting domain-containing protein: MKRSWLTLLVTSLFVLASVPAFADAHYKFVIPDTTDDGYLLAGSDISVDVYGLNDAADPIITTSWDFRFRGTGDLTTITYRGVGAVDLQDARTLDDLGLNMIDLYNDWAGTTIWALINQFFGVSVDGSLPDTINYTTTGLSGWATNAEPVHYISFALSLPANDTGTFCIDSVTTIPDVDPPGKFDWLFEVNAHFRLEETDPVSYCWTVVKPTDVKEVESSLLPTEFELGQNYPNPFNPNTNIQFAVPKKSHVNISIYNILGQKIAGLVDDEYAPGYYVTDWNGTSENGTAVASGIYFYKIEADNFKSTKKLMLLR
- the ggt gene encoding gamma-glutamyltransferase yields the protein MYEYLKKSIAVAGLIFLPALLLFNCGSVKVETLYENGGVASTSPIAAEIGLKILEDGGNAVDAAVAVGFALAVCYPEAGNIGGGGFALVYSEDDKTVEALDFREKAPSAAGRDMYLDDSGLVIPGSSLLGAKAAGVPGTVAGMFELWRRYGTRDWYELLQPAIVLADTGFIVSDYIARSMAEQKDSLAIFHETGMIFHPDGRKLLSGDRFIQKDLSETLERIALDTLDGFYSGRTAELIAASMTKNGGLISLEDLQSYNPAWRTPIHFTFDSLDIYSMPPPSSGGVILGEILKILEPFDLALYGVGSAEYIHLTAEACRLAYADRAVHLCDPEFTENPITELLDSAYLESRCRLIDPHLAGNSSKIGSGLPEKAAESESTTHYCIADRFGNVVSLTYTLNTSFGSKLVVEGAGFLLNNEMDDFSIKPGVANVYGLVGGRSNEIAPGKRMLSSMTPTIVLYRGKPCLALGSPGGSKIITTVAQALIDFDRFGMNLQDIVTQPRFHHQWLPDTLFLETGGFDINIKQDLISRGHMIYERSRYGDLQIISINNDRLITGASDPRHEGVFRGY